The proteins below come from a single Armatimonadia bacterium genomic window:
- a CDS encoding DUF5060 domain-containing protein: MTRLLCLVLGLAVLACEAQMQVTPNPSGAIDQISWKGSVLLQPLQMRIVKTGWSGTFAQQIPGDGFTREGPAGADALNFTGTIDCEGKPCRLEQTAEYGPAGEDWLRLNYKLTPSADLDTERVFLCAGLPTEGNAGAGQFITASGPQVSRIPLPATLPNQYRLAGADQMDWCAWVLPGDVGLLLEPVGAGISSVSFQDDRQFKMECFEAQLSVQNTRGLKANQTYEFGLTLRPVTAAQLEAKVKAAVTSQMVAMESNKPLALRGVRPSAQQVARYERLDLDLDLDATFDNPFDPEDIDVTATFVGPDGKEVTVPGFYSQDYALRTVDTRSDLVPQGNPGWQVRFAPSQTGRWTVTVEARDRTGRVRSQPVSFDCLAGNAAGFVRRVPDNPRYLQFDNGEPYFAVGENVCWGALDKYAEWFKALGDAGGNYCRIWLVRWNMALEWTNEGSRTGIYYGLGKYSLDNAWRLDRVMEMARQNGIRCMLCLGYHGELMETPDYFNTNCWQQNPYNKALGGPCEKPADFWTNPQARKLYQQKLRYFVARYGWDSHVLSWEFWNEVRAPAPWIQEMARWFRANDPYRHLITTTYGYDEVWQLPEIDYTQAHTYGSDENRPSTAPVIAALGREYTTKWTKPFMVGEFGIDWKTGDGSHDPTRQGTSLHNGMWASVMTRSFGTAALWYWDGYVHPFNLYHEFTSLRRFVDTVPWTKLNFELADFGPVRRPVAVDAPWDDIRCVSTLGWAKATGTDFTIRRDGAVLGEGTFSGTLFSPSKKDMMTPLRFRVTYPQDGKFILHIGTVSQGAVLHVKVDGQEVLVKDLPAGEGTGPWKKTTWVEQHKIWQSEYDTDIEVPVPAGEHVIELENSGKDWIGVTQYVFAGCRDPQYGTLQCLGMRTADYALLWLHDPESTWYNDKLGKVPQPIDGATTTLLGLADGNYQVEWWDTRKGEVSATNPAVSAEGKLSLTVPTFTRDVAAKVTRAR; the protein is encoded by the coding sequence ATGACGCGCCTGCTCTGCCTTGTGCTCGGTCTTGCGGTCCTGGCCTGCGAGGCCCAGATGCAGGTCACCCCGAACCCCTCCGGGGCGATCGACCAGATCTCGTGGAAGGGTTCCGTTCTGCTTCAGCCCCTGCAGATGCGCATCGTCAAGACCGGCTGGAGCGGCACCTTCGCCCAGCAGATACCCGGTGACGGCTTCACCCGTGAGGGTCCGGCTGGTGCCGATGCGCTCAACTTCACCGGCACCATCGACTGCGAGGGCAAGCCCTGTCGTCTGGAGCAAACCGCCGAGTATGGGCCCGCTGGTGAGGACTGGCTGCGCCTGAACTACAAGCTCACTCCCAGTGCCGACCTGGACACTGAGCGTGTCTTCCTGTGTGCCGGCCTGCCCACGGAGGGTAACGCCGGAGCAGGTCAGTTCATCACCGCAAGCGGCCCGCAGGTGTCGCGCATTCCCCTGCCGGCCACGCTCCCCAACCAGTATCGTCTCGCCGGCGCCGACCAGATGGACTGGTGCGCCTGGGTTCTGCCGGGTGATGTCGGGTTGCTCCTCGAGCCCGTCGGCGCGGGGATTTCCTCGGTGTCCTTCCAGGACGACCGGCAGTTCAAGATGGAGTGCTTCGAAGCCCAGCTTTCCGTGCAGAACACCCGTGGCCTTAAGGCGAACCAGACCTACGAGTTCGGCCTGACTCTGCGTCCGGTTACGGCAGCTCAGTTGGAGGCGAAGGTGAAGGCAGCGGTGACCTCTCAGATGGTCGCGATGGAGTCCAACAAGCCTCTGGCGCTCCGGGGAGTTCGCCCGAGCGCTCAGCAGGTGGCCCGATACGAGCGACTGGACCTCGACCTGGATCTGGACGCCACCTTCGACAACCCCTTCGACCCGGAGGACATCGACGTCACTGCCACCTTCGTGGGGCCGGACGGCAAGGAGGTGACCGTTCCCGGCTTCTACAGCCAGGACTACGCACTGCGCACGGTCGACACCCGCAGCGATCTCGTCCCACAGGGGAACCCGGGGTGGCAGGTCCGCTTCGCACCCTCTCAGACAGGTCGCTGGACGGTGACCGTGGAGGCTCGCGACCGCACGGGAAGGGTCCGCTCACAACCCGTGAGCTTCGACTGCCTTGCGGGCAACGCTGCCGGGTTCGTCCGGCGCGTGCCCGACAACCCTCGCTACCTGCAGTTCGACAACGGTGAGCCCTACTTCGCCGTGGGCGAGAACGTCTGCTGGGGAGCTCTGGACAAGTACGCGGAGTGGTTCAAGGCACTGGGCGACGCCGGCGGCAACTACTGCCGCATCTGGCTCGTGCGCTGGAATATGGCCCTGGAGTGGACGAACGAGGGCTCACGGACCGGCATCTACTACGGACTGGGCAAATACAGCCTCGACAACGCCTGGCGTCTGGATCGTGTGATGGAGATGGCTCGCCAGAACGGCATCCGCTGCATGCTGTGCCTGGGCTACCATGGCGAGTTGATGGAGACGCCCGACTACTTCAACACGAACTGCTGGCAGCAGAACCCCTACAACAAGGCCCTCGGCGGGCCGTGTGAGAAGCCGGCGGACTTCTGGACCAACCCACAGGCACGCAAGCTCTACCAGCAGAAGCTGCGCTACTTCGTGGCCCGCTATGGCTGGGACAGCCACGTGCTGTCCTGGGAGTTCTGGAACGAGGTCCGTGCACCGGCACCCTGGATACAGGAGATGGCCCGCTGGTTCCGAGCCAACGACCCGTATCGGCACCTGATCACCACTACCTACGGCTATGACGAGGTCTGGCAGCTCCCGGAGATCGACTACACCCAGGCCCATACCTACGGGAGCGACGAGAACCGGCCGTCGACCGCACCCGTCATCGCCGCCCTGGGACGCGAATACACGACCAAGTGGACCAAGCCCTTCATGGTCGGCGAGTTCGGCATCGACTGGAAGACCGGTGATGGCAGTCACGATCCCACTCGTCAGGGCACGAGCCTGCACAACGGCATGTGGGCCTCGGTCATGACCCGCAGCTTCGGCACGGCCGCTCTCTGGTACTGGGACGGCTACGTGCATCCCTTCAACCTGTACCACGAGTTCACTAGCCTGCGCCGCTTCGTGGATACCGTGCCCTGGACCAAGCTGAACTTCGAGCTGGCGGACTTCGGCCCGGTTCGCAGACCCGTAGCGGTCGATGCCCCCTGGGACGATATCCGCTGCGTGTCGACCCTTGGCTGGGCAAAGGCGACCGGCACCGACTTCACGATCCGACGTGACGGTGCAGTGCTCGGCGAGGGCACCTTTTCGGGTACCCTGTTCTCTCCGAGCAAGAAGGACATGATGACGCCGCTGCGCTTCCGAGTCACCTACCCGCAGGACGGCAAGTTCATTCTGCATATCGGCACCGTCAGCCAGGGCGCCGTGCTGCACGTCAAGGTGGATGGCCAGGAGGTGCTGGTCAAGGACCTTCCCGCCGGAGAGGGTACGGGGCCGTGGAAGAAGACCACCTGGGTCGAGCAGCACAAGATCTGGCAGAGCGAGTATGACACCGACATCGAGGTGCCCGTCCCGGCCGGGGAGCACGTCATCGAGCTGGAGAACTCCGGCAAGGACTGGATCGGGGTCACCCAGTACGTCTTCGCGGGTTGCCGCGATCCGCAGTACGGGACACTGCAGTGCCTGGGCATGCGGACGGCCGACTACGCGCTCCTGTGGCTGCACGACCCGGAGAGCACCTGGTATAACGACAAGCTGGGCAAGGTTCCGCAGCCCATCGACGGCGCGACGACCACGCTCCTCGGACTGGCGGACGGCAACTACCAGGTGGAGTGGTGGGATACGCGCAAGGGCGAAGTCTCTGCAACCAACCCCGCCGTCAGCGCAGAGGGTAAGCTCAGCCTGACGGTGCCGACCTTCACACGAGACGTCGCAGCCAAGGTGACGCGCGCCAGATAG
- a CDS encoding decaprenyl-phosphate phosphoribosyltransferase: MKTLAAILKTMRPKQWTKNLLLFAALLFAKQFTNLQAIGQVVIAFALFCVLSGTVYLVNDVVDREQDRKHPRKCKRPVASGALSPRTAIAAAVIMAPLSIAGCFALNTATGVVATAYLGLTLAYHFWLKHLVILDALAVAGGFVFRAVAGAEAISVVISPWLLMCTLLLALFLSFTKRRQEIVLLEDDAYATRQILAEYTPHLLDQMIATVTACTIMSYCLYTISERTVHEVGSRDLLLTIPIVIYGVFRYLYLVHRHGQGDAPDQVLLNDMPLLVTVLVYVLAVALVFYLGAGGLGGPILPSNNGSW, translated from the coding sequence ATGAAGACACTCGCGGCCATTCTCAAGACGATGCGCCCCAAGCAGTGGACGAAGAACCTGCTGCTGTTTGCGGCCTTGCTCTTTGCCAAGCAGTTCACGAATCTGCAGGCGATCGGCCAGGTCGTGATCGCCTTCGCCCTGTTCTGTGTCCTGTCCGGTACCGTCTACCTGGTGAACGATGTGGTGGACCGCGAGCAGGACCGCAAGCACCCGCGTAAGTGCAAGCGGCCGGTTGCCTCCGGGGCACTATCTCCCAGGACCGCGATTGCCGCTGCGGTGATCATGGCCCCGCTGAGCATTGCGGGCTGCTTCGCCCTCAACACTGCGACCGGGGTAGTGGCCACCGCCTATCTGGGCCTGACCCTTGCTTACCACTTCTGGCTCAAGCACCTGGTGATCCTCGATGCCCTCGCGGTTGCGGGTGGTTTCGTGTTCCGTGCCGTCGCCGGTGCGGAGGCCATCTCGGTCGTGATCTCCCCCTGGCTGCTCATGTGCACGCTGCTTCTGGCGCTCTTTCTGTCCTTCACCAAGCGTCGACAGGAGATCGTGCTGCTCGAGGATGATGCCTACGCGACGCGGCAGATCCTCGCCGAGTACACGCCCCACCTGCTAGACCAGATGATCGCCACGGTGACGGCCTGCACGATCATGTCCTACTGCCTGTACACCATCAGCGAACGGACGGTCCACGAAGTCGGCAGTCGGGACCTACTGCTTACCATCCCCATCGTCATCTACGGCGTCTTCCGCTACCTGTACCTGGTACACCGCCATGGTCAGGGCGACGCGCCGGACCAGGTTCTGCTCAATGACATGCCGCTGCTGGTGACGGTCCTGGTCTACGTGCTGGCCGTTGCGCTGGTCTTCTACCTGGGCGCAGGCGGCCTGGGCGGCCCGATCCTGCCCTCCAACAACGGTAGCTGGTAG
- a CDS encoding trimethylamine methyltransferase family protein: MFPLATNDLEQINSASLRILETTGVRLGLPSVLEAMKRRGCREGSEADVVRIPRELVAECVSSAPRAVKLSDMGGRDVLAQPGGETLFWTCNALYIANSRRVRPITEHDFINWVRVTDQLEHVHAAVSPSIADHPPQTRDFVGFRLLAENTTKHFRPCIYTPDGALAIMEMAQVLLGSTSLAERPIVSFGYTVTSPLSWGVPALELFEKTSGHGVPMMLNAEPTAGATSPVTLAGALALANAEALSGVVITQTLEPGRPVIFNLGFAHTMDMRNAVTRTGGPENGLLGAAGAQLAAFHGLPSAAWASTESMTTDQQASAEFATVALAQATAHTNIIWGVGQLESQRTISLAQGVIDNEIAGSILRLQRGIRVDAESIAEAVITELAHKADYLSHDHTLAHFREELYRPELFYSGRRDAWENGGALTAYDRACERVCQILSAPHRPKITDEVARELRGIEAAWCERLGAV; this comes from the coding sequence GTGTTCCCGTTGGCCACAAACGACCTGGAGCAGATCAACTCCGCTTCGCTTCGAATCCTCGAGACCACGGGCGTCCGCCTTGGTCTCCCCTCCGTCTTGGAGGCGATGAAGCGCCGGGGTTGCCGTGAGGGCTCCGAGGCCGACGTCGTGCGTATCCCCCGTGAACTTGTTGCCGAGTGCGTTTCCTCGGCACCCAGAGCGGTCAAGCTCTCCGACATGGGCGGCCGGGACGTCCTGGCTCAGCCCGGCGGCGAGACCCTCTTCTGGACCTGCAACGCCCTATACATCGCCAACAGCCGCCGCGTAAGGCCCATCACTGAGCACGACTTCATCAACTGGGTTCGCGTAACCGATCAGTTGGAGCACGTCCACGCGGCCGTTTCCCCGAGCATCGCCGACCACCCGCCACAGACTCGCGATTTCGTCGGTTTCCGGCTTCTGGCGGAGAATACCACCAAGCACTTCCGTCCCTGCATCTACACCCCCGACGGCGCCCTTGCCATCATGGAGATGGCGCAGGTGCTACTCGGCTCTACCTCCCTGGCCGAGCGGCCGATCGTCAGCTTCGGCTACACGGTCACGAGCCCTCTCTCCTGGGGCGTGCCGGCCCTCGAGCTGTTCGAGAAGACCTCCGGCCACGGCGTTCCGATGATGCTCAACGCAGAGCCGACCGCGGGAGCTACCTCACCGGTTACCCTGGCCGGTGCACTGGCCCTGGCGAATGCCGAGGCGCTCAGCGGCGTCGTCATCACACAGACCCTCGAACCGGGTCGCCCTGTCATCTTCAACCTGGGCTTCGCGCACACGATGGACATGCGCAACGCTGTGACCCGTACCGGTGGGCCTGAGAATGGTCTCCTAGGCGCTGCCGGTGCCCAGCTTGCGGCCTTCCATGGCCTGCCCAGTGCGGCCTGGGCCAGCACTGAGAGTATGACCACGGACCAGCAGGCCTCGGCCGAGTTCGCCACGGTCGCCCTCGCGCAAGCAACCGCCCATACCAACATCATCTGGGGTGTTGGCCAGCTCGAGTCGCAGCGCACCATCTCGCTGGCGCAGGGCGTCATTGACAACGAGATCGCCGGAAGCATCCTCCGCCTCCAGCGCGGCATTCGGGTCGATGCGGAGAGCATCGCCGAGGCCGTCATCACGGAACTCGCCCACAAGGCCGACTACCTCAGCCACGACCACACGCTGGCCCACTTCCGGGAGGAGCTGTACCGGCCGGAGCTGTTCTACTCGGGACGTCGCGATGCCTGGGAGAACGGCGGGGCCCTCACCGCCTACGACCGGGCCTGCGAGCGTGTCTGCCAGATCCTCTCAGCTCCGCACCGTCCCAAGATCACCGACGAGGTTGCCAGAGAGCTACGAGGTATCGAGGCTGCCTGGTGCGAACGACTCGGTGCCGTCTAG
- the lon gene encoding endopeptidase La gives MADLIRDDNEIDADFENDPQPPEGIPVLPLRDVVIFPHMVVPLGVVRDRTVRALQAARLEGSNVLALAQRDAGDDDPGPQGMYRIGTVARPVQVLELPDGTLRVLLEGLHRAKVTRFVQRDPFYRALAEPLASEEKPSRRLQAMMRSILSQFEEATSLSRSIPPEALVTAMNVDEAGRLADLVGAYINIKLADKQGLLEMLEVGKRVRLLDHLLAGELDILRLERDIHARVHDELEDSQREHYLREQLKAIQDELGETSGMADDIEDYRERVIVSGMSAEALEKSLRELDRLEQMPMASPEVSVIRTYLDWLLDLPWTTETPDQVDILRAEQLMDQDHYGLKKVKERVLEFLAVRQLVEEVRGPILCFMGPPGVGKTSIGRSIARAMGREFVRVSLGGVHDEAEIRGHRRTYVGALPGRFIQALRRVKSDNPVFMIDEIDKIGTDFRGDPTSALLEVLDPEQNDTFRDHYLEVAYDLSKIMFIATGNMLEAVPPPLRDRMEVIEFPGYTEDEKLQIARRFLVPKQRKENGVSGKQITFTAAGLRYVINHYTYEAGVRNLERQIAALCRKTAKRLASGENPSVKADPQTVEGLLGPVMFRHDRRSEQDRVGIAVGLSYTPQGGDIINIEVSVVPGKGNLVLTGQLGDVMKESAQAALGYARLIGEPTGAEAGYFEKHDIHIHVPAGAIPKEGPSAGISICTALISALRQIPVRSAVAMTGEITLHGSVLPIGGVREKVLGAHRAGITKVILPAENAKDLHDRDEVPEEVHKAIEFVFVQTMDEVLKHALVK, from the coding sequence ATGGCCGACCTGATTCGGGACGACAACGAGATCGACGCCGACTTCGAGAACGACCCGCAGCCGCCGGAGGGCATCCCGGTGCTCCCGCTGCGGGACGTCGTGATATTCCCTCACATGGTGGTTCCCCTGGGAGTCGTCCGTGACCGCACGGTCAGGGCTCTCCAGGCTGCGCGACTGGAAGGCAGCAACGTCCTGGCCCTGGCTCAGCGGGATGCCGGCGATGACGACCCCGGACCGCAGGGCATGTACCGCATCGGGACGGTTGCCAGGCCGGTCCAGGTTCTCGAGTTGCCCGATGGCACTTTGCGCGTGCTGCTCGAGGGGCTGCACAGGGCCAAGGTCACGCGGTTCGTGCAGCGTGATCCCTTCTACCGTGCGCTGGCCGAGCCGCTGGCCTCGGAGGAGAAGCCCTCGCGCCGCCTGCAGGCCATGATGCGAAGTATCCTCTCGCAGTTCGAGGAGGCCACCAGCCTCAGCCGCAGCATCCCGCCCGAGGCCCTGGTCACCGCCATGAACGTCGACGAGGCGGGCCGTCTGGCCGACCTTGTGGGCGCCTACATCAACATCAAGCTGGCCGACAAGCAGGGACTACTAGAGATGCTTGAGGTTGGCAAGCGCGTGCGACTCCTCGACCATCTCCTCGCGGGAGAGCTGGACATCCTGCGGCTTGAGCGCGACATCCATGCGCGTGTGCATGATGAACTGGAGGATAGCCAGCGCGAGCACTACCTGCGCGAGCAACTGAAGGCCATCCAGGACGAGCTGGGCGAGACCTCCGGAATGGCCGACGACATCGAGGACTACCGCGAGCGCGTCATCGTCAGCGGGATGTCGGCGGAGGCGCTGGAGAAGTCCCTGCGCGAGTTGGACCGGCTGGAGCAGATGCCGATGGCCTCTCCCGAGGTCTCGGTCATCCGCACCTATCTGGACTGGCTCCTCGATCTTCCCTGGACCACGGAGACGCCCGATCAGGTCGACATCCTGCGGGCGGAGCAACTGATGGACCAGGACCACTACGGCCTGAAGAAGGTCAAGGAGCGGGTGCTCGAGTTCCTGGCAGTCCGGCAGTTGGTCGAGGAAGTACGCGGTCCGATCCTCTGCTTCATGGGACCGCCCGGTGTCGGCAAGACCTCCATTGGACGGTCCATCGCTCGGGCCATGGGACGCGAGTTCGTCCGCGTCTCCCTGGGCGGCGTGCACGACGAGGCTGAGATCCGTGGGCACCGCCGCACCTATGTCGGGGCGCTTCCGGGACGCTTCATCCAGGCGCTGCGACGAGTGAAGAGCGACAACCCGGTCTTCATGATCGACGAGATCGACAAGATCGGTACGGATTTCCGCGGTGACCCGACTTCCGCGCTGCTCGAAGTGCTCGACCCGGAGCAGAACGACACCTTCCGCGACCACTATCTTGAGGTCGCCTACGACCTGTCGAAGATCATGTTCATCGCGACCGGCAACATGCTCGAGGCCGTGCCGCCTCCCCTGCGGGACCGGATGGAGGTCATCGAGTTCCCCGGCTACACGGAGGACGAGAAGCTCCAGATTGCCCGCCGGTTCCTGGTGCCCAAGCAGCGCAAGGAGAACGGTGTCAGCGGCAAGCAGATCACCTTCACAGCGGCCGGTCTGCGATACGTCATCAACCACTACACCTACGAGGCCGGTGTTCGCAACCTCGAGCGACAGATCGCTGCCCTGTGCCGCAAGACAGCCAAGCGGCTGGCCTCGGGCGAGAACCCCTCGGTGAAGGCTGACCCGCAGACCGTCGAGGGCCTGCTAGGGCCGGTCATGTTCCGTCACGATCGGCGCAGCGAGCAGGACCGTGTCGGCATCGCCGTCGGCCTGTCCTACACCCCGCAGGGCGGCGACATCATCAACATCGAGGTCTCCGTGGTGCCCGGCAAGGGCAACCTGGTGCTGACGGGGCAACTGGGTGACGTGATGAAGGAGTCGGCGCAGGCGGCCCTGGGGTATGCGCGACTGATCGGCGAGCCCACAGGCGCTGAAGCCGGGTACTTCGAGAAGCATGACATCCATATTCATGTACCCGCCGGGGCGATCCCGAAGGAGGGGCCCTCGGCAGGCATCTCGATCTGTACCGCCCTCATTTCGGCCTTGCGGCAGATTCCGGTGCGCAGTGCCGTCGCAATGACGGGAGAGATCACTCTCCACGGCAGCGTTCTGCCCATCGGCGGAGTGCGGGAGAAGGTGCTGGGCGCTCACCGTGCCGGGATCACTAAGGTGATCCTGCCGGCGGAGAACGCCAAGGACCTTCACGACCGTGATGAGGTTCCTGAGGAAGTGCACAAGGCCATCGAGTTCGTGTTCGTGCAGACAATGGACGAGGTCTTGAAGCACGCTCTGGTGAAGTAG
- a CDS encoding valine--tRNA ligase, with protein MSHEMEKAYEPQNIEGRIYQYWLDNHTFDAEVDPSKPSYCIVIPPPNVTGILHMGHALDNTIQDLLIRWKRMSGYEALWIPGSDHAGIATQNVVERLIAEEGLSRHDLGREAFVARVWDVKEKHHSHIVEQLRRFGSSLDWRRERFTMDDGLSRAVREAFVTLWEEGLIYRGDYMVNWCPRCATGLSDLEVENVEKPGHLWHIRYPELDGGPGLVVATTRPETMLGDTAVCVNPKDERYQRLVGKTVVLPLMDREIPVIADEYTDMEFGTGALKVTPSHDPNDLQLAQRHNLPEVVAIGKDGKMTAEMGRYAGMDRNECRKQVVADLDELGLLVSVEDYTHTIPQCSRCHTILEPLVSTQWFVKMEPLARKGLEAVDSGTVRFVPERWTKVYRDWLENPRDWPISRQLWWGHSIPVWYCDDCGKMTCTREDPTACGHCGSAKIHQDEDVLDTWFSSQLWPFSTLGWPDKTPELDYFYPTSVLVTAYDIIYFWVARMIMAGEQFTGREPFADVFIHGLVRDEKGRKISKSLGNNVDPIDLIDRYGADALRFALTQLITHGQDLSLAEDRFVGARNFCNKLWNASRFSLMNLEDAPEEKGDEELDPAALTLVDRWILSRFSATMETVISQLEQYNLAQAAEALYGFVWSEFCDWYLEMAKSSLYGEDLERKQATQRVLRFVISGILRALHPFMPFITEEIWQRWRPQDGSLAKQPYPQADARWMDNKAEEQMALLQDAIGAVRSMRADWNIAPGPKLAVTIQSADEATLALMRDYTSSFNALAWTSELSTQTAATETLSGAVSSLVGTMQVFLHLGGAIDVQAELARLDKQIAKVNGDAERSRKKLANEGFVSKAPTQVIEEEKARLAESEKTVGKLQGQREALLKLGA; from the coding sequence ATGTCGCACGAGATGGAAAAGGCTTACGAGCCGCAGAATATCGAAGGTCGCATCTACCAGTACTGGCTCGACAACCACACCTTTGATGCCGAGGTCGATCCGTCGAAGCCCAGCTACTGCATCGTGATCCCGCCGCCGAACGTCACCGGGATCCTGCACATGGGCCACGCCCTCGACAACACCATCCAGGACTTGCTCATCCGCTGGAAGCGCATGAGCGGCTACGAGGCCCTGTGGATCCCCGGCTCCGACCACGCCGGCATCGCAACCCAGAACGTTGTGGAGCGCCTCATCGCTGAGGAGGGCCTGTCGCGCCATGACCTGGGGCGCGAGGCCTTTGTCGCGCGAGTGTGGGACGTCAAGGAGAAGCACCACTCGCACATCGTCGAGCAGCTGCGCCGCTTCGGTTCGTCGCTGGACTGGCGGCGCGAGCGCTTCACCATGGACGACGGACTGTCGCGGGCTGTCCGCGAGGCCTTCGTGACCCTCTGGGAGGAGGGCCTCATCTACCGCGGCGACTACATGGTGAACTGGTGCCCGCGCTGTGCGACCGGCCTCTCCGATCTTGAGGTGGAGAACGTCGAGAAGCCCGGGCACCTGTGGCATATCCGCTACCCCGAGCTCGATGGCGGTCCCGGCCTTGTGGTCGCAACCACGCGACCGGAGACGATGCTCGGCGACACCGCCGTGTGCGTCAACCCGAAGGACGAGCGCTACCAGCGCCTGGTGGGCAAGACCGTCGTCCTGCCGCTGATGGACCGCGAGATACCGGTCATTGCCGACGAATACACCGACATGGAGTTCGGCACCGGCGCCCTCAAGGTCACGCCGTCGCACGACCCCAACGACCTGCAGCTTGCCCAGCGGCACAACCTGCCCGAAGTCGTCGCGATCGGCAAAGATGGAAAGATGACCGCCGAGATGGGGCGCTACGCGGGCATGGACCGGAACGAATGCCGCAAGCAGGTCGTCGCCGACCTTGACGAACTGGGGCTGCTCGTGAGCGTCGAGGACTACACGCACACCATCCCGCAGTGCAGCCGCTGCCACACCATCCTCGAGCCCCTGGTGTCGACGCAGTGGTTCGTGAAGATGGAGCCGCTGGCGCGCAAGGGCCTTGAAGCTGTGGACAGTGGCACCGTGCGGTTCGTGCCGGAACGCTGGACGAAGGTGTACCGCGACTGGCTTGAGAACCCGCGCGACTGGCCGATCTCGCGTCAGCTCTGGTGGGGGCACTCGATCCCCGTGTGGTACTGTGATGACTGCGGCAAGATGACCTGCACCCGTGAGGACCCGACCGCTTGCGGCCACTGCGGGAGCGCCAAGATCCATCAGGATGAGGACGTGTTGGACACCTGGTTCAGCTCGCAGCTATGGCCCTTCTCGACCCTCGGATGGCCCGACAAAACGCCGGAGCTGGACTACTTCTACCCGACCAGCGTGCTCGTGACCGCCTATGACATCATCTACTTCTGGGTGGCACGGATGATCATGGCGGGCGAGCAGTTCACGGGTCGCGAGCCCTTCGCCGACGTGTTCATTCATGGCCTCGTGCGGGATGAGAAGGGACGCAAGATCAGCAAGAGCCTCGGGAACAACGTCGATCCGATCGACCTGATCGACCGCTACGGGGCCGATGCGCTGCGCTTCGCACTCACGCAGCTCATCACTCACGGCCAGGACCTGAGCCTCGCGGAGGACCGGTTCGTTGGTGCCCGCAATTTCTGCAACAAGCTGTGGAACGCCTCGCGGTTCTCGCTGATGAACCTGGAGGACGCACCCGAGGAGAAGGGCGACGAGGAGCTCGACCCGGCAGCGCTGACCCTCGTCGACCGCTGGATACTGAGCCGCTTCAGTGCGACGATGGAGACGGTGATCAGCCAACTCGAGCAGTACAACCTCGCGCAGGCCGCCGAGGCGCTGTACGGGTTCGTGTGGAGCGAGTTCTGCGACTGGTACCTGGAGATGGCCAAATCCTCACTGTACGGCGAGGACCTGGAGCGGAAACAGGCAACGCAGCGCGTGTTGCGGTTCGTGATCAGCGGCATCCTGCGGGCCCTGCACCCCTTCATGCCCTTCATCACCGAGGAGATCTGGCAGCGCTGGCGGCCGCAGGACGGCTCGCTGGCGAAGCAGCCGTACCCGCAGGCTGACGCGCGCTGGATGGACAACAAAGCCGAGGAGCAGATGGCGCTCTTGCAGGACGCGATCGGCGCGGTCCGCTCGATGCGAGCCGACTGGAACATCGCACCGGGGCCGAAACTGGCCGTAACGATCCAGAGCGCCGACGAGGCCACTCTCGCCCTGATGAGGGATTACACGTCCTCCTTCAATGCGCTGGCCTGGACTTCGGAGCTATCGACCCAGACGGCCGCCACCGAGACACTGAGCGGTGCGGTGTCATCGCTCGTTGGTACGATGCAGGTCTTCCTGCACCTCGGCGGGGCCATCGACGTGCAGGCGGAGCTGGCGCGACTGGACAAGCAGATCGCGAAGGTCAACGGAGACGCCGAGCGCAGCCGCAAGAAGCTCGCGAACGAGGGCTTCGTCAGCAAAGCGCCGACGCAGGTGATCGAGGAGGAGAAGGCGCGTCTCGCCGAGTCCGAGAAGACCGTCGGCAAGCTCCAGGGCCAGCGTGAGGCACTGCTGAAGCTCGGAGCGTAG
- a CDS encoding NAD(P)-dependent oxidoreductase — MKVLIVGAAGRVGRAATVGLGQEHELILGDVQPLDDPRYTPLDVLNPEQVQQAVSQVDAVLYMAIVDSSVYDHGRAPGYAHASFGVQVEGVYNVLRAAAETGGKRVLYTSSVSALNGYPEGQMVGSQDRHLGGGVYGITKGFGEELCRMFHQERGLPVTVLRLGNVYIPQLQGHWQQAHPHPSRVHVQDVVRALGLVLACPRPKFALVHLVGDNRGRHWDLEAARALYGWQPTVSFGPDGQPLGPTCP, encoded by the coding sequence ATGAAGGTGCTGATTGTCGGGGCCGCAGGTCGAGTTGGACGTGCGGCCACGGTCGGGCTTGGCCAAGAACACGAGCTGATCCTGGGCGACGTGCAGCCTCTTGACGATCCCCGCTACACGCCGCTGGATGTTCTCAATCCCGAGCAGGTGCAGCAGGCCGTCTCGCAGGTCGATGCTGTTCTGTACATGGCGATCGTGGACTCCTCGGTCTATGATCACGGCCGGGCACCGGGATATGCGCACGCCTCCTTCGGCGTCCAGGTGGAGGGCGTGTACAATGTGCTCCGGGCGGCTGCCGAAACAGGCGGCAAGCGCGTCCTCTACACCAGCAGCGTGTCTGCTCTCAACGGATATCCTGAGGGCCAGATGGTCGGCTCACAGGACAGGCACCTCGGCGGAGGCGTCTACGGGATCACAAAGGGCTTCGGCGAGGAATTGTGCCGGATGTTCCACCAGGAGCGCGGTCTGCCCGTGACGGTCCTCCGGCTCGGCAACGTGTACATTCCGCAGTTGCAGGGCCACTGGCAGCAGGCACACCCTCATCCATCGCGGGTGCACGTGCAGGACGTGGTGCGGGCCTTAGGGCTTGTTCTCGCGTGTCCGCGGCCGAAGTTCGCGCTGGTACACCTTGTGGGTGACAACCGCGGTCGCCACTGGGACCTCGAGGCTGCCCGAGCCCTGTATGGATGGCAGCCGACGGTGAGCTTCGGCCCTGACGGCCAGCCCCTCGGTCCGACCTGCCCTTGA